Genomic segment of Fusobacterium simiae:
ACAGCTGGATCCAGTATAATTTTATTAAATTTCTTTTTTATATAGTTTTCTATAATTGGGTAATGTGTACAGCCTAAAACTAGTGCATCTACATTATCAGGAATTTTATTAATATATTTTTCTAAAATTTCTTGATTATTATCAAATGTTTCCCATCCTTTTTCTATCATAGGACAAAATTCTATACAAGCTATTTGAGTAACTTCAAAATCTTTATCATATCTTTGTATTGTATTCTTATAAGCATTTGAATTTGCTGTAAATTCTGTAGAAAATACTGCTACTTTTTTTAAAGAAGAGTTTTGTATAGCAATTTTTGCACCAGAATCTATAATACCAATTATAGGAATAGAATAGTTTTCTTTCAAATATTCTAAAGCAGCTACAGTTGCTGTATTACATGCTATAACAACTACTTTACAGTTATTTTCAATTAAAAAATCCATAATTTTTGCACATAAATTTTGTATTTCTTCTTTAGTCTTCCCGCTACCATATGGGGCATTTCCACTATCTCCATAATAAATATATTCTTCATAAGGTAAATCTTTCAATAATCTTTTTAAAACAGTCACTCCACCTAATCCTGAATCAAAAACACCTATTTTACAATTTTTTCTATCCATTATACATCTACCTCCATTGAAAATATATATTAAGAGGGTATTACTATTTATAATACCCTCTTTTTTTATTTGTATAAAAATATCTCTATTACTTAGTCAAAAAGCCTGCAAAAGTTGTTATTACAGCAGCATTTGTAAAATCTATAAATAGTGCTGCAACTATTGGTAGGATAAAAAATGCTTTTGGAGATGGTCCATTTGCTGTTGTAAATGTTTCCATATTTGCTATAGCATTTGGAGAAGCTCCTAAACCAAATCCGCAGTGTCCTGTTGCCATAACTGCTGCATCATAGTCTCTTCCCATAACATTAAATGTTACAAAGTAAGCATATGCTGCCATTATTACAGTTTGTATCAATAATATTACTACTAATGGTCCTGCAAGATCTGCAAGTTCCCATAATTTTAAAGACATTAATGCCATTGATAAAAATAGAGCAAGAGATATATTACCAACTATTTCTATTTCTTTAAATGGTAAAGGTTTTTTCATTAAATCTGTTATATTTCTAAATATTGCTGCAACAAACATACAAGCAATATATGCTGGAAGAGTTATTCCCCATTCTTTTAAGAAAGGATTTATAAAAGCTCCAATACCCATTGAAATAGAAATATAAACTATTGCTTGGAATATTGATTTTTCTCCAACAGGAGTTGTATCTTCTTCTAATTTATTAACAGACTCATCATCTACTTTTGGTTTTAAATTATATTTATTCAATAATCTTCTTGCAATCGGACCACCAATCAAACAACCAGCTATTAATCCATAAGTTGCAGATGCTAAAGCAACTACTGTTGCCCCTGTTGCCCCTAGATCTTCAAGATAAGGTCCAAATGCTCCTGAAGTTCCATGTCCTCCTGTTAGAGGGATTGAACCAGCTGCAAGACCTATAAGTGGATCTATTCCAAAAACTTTTGCTAAAGAAACTCCAACCACATCTTGTATAATAACAAGAATTGTTGCAACAATTAGGAATATTAAAACTCCAATTCCACCACTTTTTAAAATCTTTAAACTAGCAGAGAATCCTATTGTTGTAAAGAAAGCGGTCATTAATAATACTCTAATGTCGCCATTAAAGTTAATTGTAAATGATTCAGTTTGATGTCCAATTAAAAGTATTATTGAAAATAAAGTTCCTCCAATGACTGGAGCTGGTATAAAGAATCTTTCAAGAATTGGAATCCATTTCTTTATAACACGCCCTATTAGTAGTAATACAACTGCAAATGCAATAGTTTGAGCCATGTCAAAATTTAATTCTAACATAAAAAACCTCCTTAACATAAATAAAATTAATTAAATATTTTTCTCTATTAATAATACAATAAAAAAAAATAATAGTCAACAATTAGTTTTAGAAAATATAAGTTATTGTTTAAAATAAAATAATTAGTATTATTTCAAAACAATATATTTTTCTATTTTAAGATAAAAAGGGTTCAAAACCTTAAAAAGACTTTGAACCCTTTCAAAAATTACCTATCTAATATTTAAATTAGTACCATCCTCTAATCTTCATAGCTTCAGCAATTCTCTTAATAGATTTCATATAAGTAGCTTGTCTGAAAGAAATTGGTTTACCTTTAGCATCATATTCAGATTTTAATTCCCATATAGGTTTAAAAGCATCAACCATAGCTAATTCTTCTTTTTCTTCAACTTCTTTTTCAGTCCAATAATATCCATAAATATTTTGTACCCATTCAAAGTAAGATACTGTAACTCCTCCAGCATTTGTTAAAACATCAGGAGTAACTATTACACCTTTTTTATAAAGAACTTCATCAGCTTCTGGAGTTATTGGTCCATTTGCTCCTTCACAAATGATTCCAGCTTTAATTAATTCAGCTTCATGTCCAGTAATAGCATTTTCTAATGCACATGGAGCGATAGCATCTACATCTAAAGCCCAGAAATCATCTAAAGAAATTTCTTTAACTCCAGCAACTTTTGTTAAACTTCCAGCAGCTTTAGCAGCTTCTAATTCATCAAATGTGAATCCAGCTTCTTTATATACTGCAAATGCTCCTTTTCCTTTTTCAAATTCAGCAACTGCTACAACTTTTCCACCTAATTTCATAATATTTTTAACAGAAAATTTTCCAACATTTCCAAATCCTTGAACTGCAACAGTTGCACCTTTTAAGTCTTTTCCTAATGCTTTGAAAATTTCTCTCATAGTTACAGCAACACCAAATCCAGTTGCTTCGTTTCTTCCTTTAGAACCTCCATAAGATAAAGGTTTTCCAGTAAATACTCCTATATTTTGTTCACCAGTTAATTTATTTAATTCATCTTGCATCCAAGCCATAATTTGTCCATTTGTATTAACATCTGGAGCAGGAATATCAACTTTTTCTCCTAGATATTTATACATTCCTCTTACCCAACCTCTTGATAATTGTTCTAATTCTCTTTGAGATAATTCAGAAGGATCAACAGTAATTCCACCTTTTCCTCCTCCATAAGGAATACCAGTTACTTGACATTTAATACTCATCCATAGAGAAAGAGCTTTTACTTCATCAGCATTAACATTTTGGTGGAATCTAATTCCTCCTTTGAAAGGACCTACTGCATCATTATGAGCTGCTCTGTATCCTTTAAATGTTTTTAAAGAACCATCATCCATTTTTACAGGAATAGTAATTTCAATTATTCTTTGAGGTTCCTTTAATAATTCATATACTGCTGGATCTAATCCTAAAGCATCACATGCTTTTTTAACTTGTTGTTGTCCGCTTTCTAGTGGGTTTAAAGTTTCTTTACTCATTCTAAATTCCTCCTTAAAAATTTAAAAAAATTAATAAACAAAAATAACATTTTTTGTCCCATTTATATTTTATATTTTATCATATTTTTTTT
This window contains:
- the murI gene encoding glutamate racemase, coding for MDRKNCKIGVFDSGLGGVTVLKRLLKDLPYEEYIYYGDSGNAPYGSGKTKEEIQNLCAKIMDFLIENNCKVVVIACNTATVAALEYLKENYSIPIIGIIDSGAKIAIQNSSLKKVAVFSTEFTANSNAYKNTIQRYDKDFEVTQIACIEFCPMIEKGWETFDNNQEILEKYINKIPDNVDALVLGCTHYPIIENYIKKKFNKIILDPAVGISFELKRLLENLNILNDNKIKKKPVFFTTGELDKFKPTAEKFLGEEIEIYKIPK
- the gltS gene encoding sodium/glutamate symporter, coding for MLELNFDMAQTIAFAVVLLLIGRVIKKWIPILERFFIPAPVIGGTLFSIILLIGHQTESFTINFNGDIRVLLMTAFFTTIGFSASLKILKSGGIGVLIFLIVATILVIIQDVVGVSLAKVFGIDPLIGLAAGSIPLTGGHGTSGAFGPYLEDLGATGATVVALASATYGLIAGCLIGGPIARRLLNKYNLKPKVDDESVNKLEEDTTPVGEKSIFQAIVYISISMGIGAFINPFLKEWGITLPAYIACMFVAAIFRNITDLMKKPLPFKEIEIVGNISLALFLSMALMSLKLWELADLAGPLVVILLIQTVIMAAYAYFVTFNVMGRDYDAAVMATGHCGFGLGASPNAIANMETFTTANGPSPKAFFILPIVAALFIDFTNAAVITTFAGFLTK
- a CDS encoding Glu/Leu/Phe/Val family dehydrogenase, translated to MSKETLNPLESGQQQVKKACDALGLDPAVYELLKEPQRIIEITIPVKMDDGSLKTFKGYRAAHNDAVGPFKGGIRFHQNVNADEVKALSLWMSIKCQVTGIPYGGGKGGITVDPSELSQRELEQLSRGWVRGMYKYLGEKVDIPAPDVNTNGQIMAWMQDELNKLTGEQNIGVFTGKPLSYGGSKGRNEATGFGVAVTMREIFKALGKDLKGATVAVQGFGNVGKFSVKNIMKLGGKVVAVAEFEKGKGAFAVYKEAGFTFDELEAAKAAGSLTKVAGVKEISLDDFWALDVDAIAPCALENAITGHEAELIKAGIICEGANGPITPEADEVLYKKGVIVTPDVLTNAGGVTVSYFEWVQNIYGYYWTEKEVEEKEELAMVDAFKPIWELKSEYDAKGKPISFRQATYMKSIKRIAEAMKIRGWY